From the genome of Colletotrichum higginsianum IMI 349063 chromosome 4, whole genome shotgun sequence, one region includes:
- a CDS encoding Endothiapepsin, producing MTGSSFVSALTAGLALASTAAALPAGAQQERGFTVEQVRNPRYVRSGPLALAKAYRKYKAPLPEDLANVVANITAAGLVQRATGSVAANPQEYDIEYLSPVQIGTPAQTLNLDFDTGSSDLWVFSTSTPSSQRNGQTVYDPSKSSTASRLSGATWSIAYGDGSSSSGIVYKDTVTVGGLSVTGQAVEAASTVSDSFTSESDLDGLLGLGFSNINTVEPTQQSTFFDTAKSKLDAPLFTADLKHNKAGKYNFGYIDSSAYTGAITYTSVNSANGWWQFTSSGYQVGSNSFVTSSVTGIADTGTTLLLLPSSIVTAYYSKITGARYDSSQGGYTFPCSAAAPSFTFGVGSARVTIPGSYLNYAPISTSTCFGGLQSNTGIGISIYGDVALKAAFVVFNGGTKQLGWAAKTLS from the exons ATGACTGGCTCTTCCTTCGTCTCGGCCCTCAcggccggcctcgccctggcctcgacggccgccgctcTCCCTGCCGGTGCCCAGCAGGAGAGGGGCTTCACCGTCGAGCAGGTCCGCAACCCGCGCTACGTCCGCTCCGGccccctcgccctcgccaaggCCTACCGCAAGTACAAGGCCCCGCTgcccgaggacctcgccaacgtcgtcgccaacatcacggccgccggcctcgtccagcgcgccaccggcagcgtcgccgccaacccgCAGGAGTACGACATTGAGTACCTGAGCCCCGTCCAGATCGGCACCCCGGCCCAGACGCTCAACCTCGACTTCGACACGGGCTCCTCCGACCTCTGGGTCTTCTCCACCTCGACCCCGTCCAGCCAGCGCAACGGCCAGACCGTCTACGACCCGAGCAAgtcctcgaccgcctcccGCCTCTCCGGCGCCACCTGGTCCATCGCCTACGGCGAcggctccagctccagcggCATCGTCTACAAGgacaccgtcaccgtcggcggcctctcCGTCACCGGCCAGGCTGTCGAGGCCGCCTCGACCGTCTCCGACTCCTTCACCTCCGAGAGCGACCTGGACggcctgctgggcctcggcTTCAGCAACATCAACACCGTCGAGCCCACCCAGCAGAGCACCTTCTTCGACACGGCCAAGTCCAAGCTGGACGCGCCCCTTTTCACTGCTGACCTGAAGCACAACAAGG CCGGCAAGTACAACTTTGGTTACATCGACAGCTCGGCCTACACCGGCGCCATCACCTACACGTCGGTCAACAGCGCCAACGGCTGGTGGCAGTTCACCTCGTCCGGCTACCAGGTCGGCTCCAACAGCTTCGTCACCAGCTCCGTCACGGGCATCGCCGACACTGGCACCActctcctgctgctgcccagcTCCATCGTCACCGCCTACTACAGCAAGATCACCGGCGCCCGCTACGACTCGTCCCAGGGCGGCTACACCTTCCCGtgctcggccgccgcgccgtccttcaccttcggcgtcggcagcgcCCGCGTCACCATCCCCGGCTCGTACCTCAACTACGCGCCCATCAGCACCAGCACTTGCTTCGGCGGCCTGCAGAGCAACACGGGCATCGGCATCTCCATCTACGGTGACGTTGCCCTTAAGGCCGCTTTCGTTGTCTTCAACGGCGGCACTAAGCAGCTCGGCTGGGCTGCTAAGACTCTCTCCTGA
- a CDS encoding Kinesin-like protein — protein MVADPNAASITVSVRVRPFTIREAAQLTRNDEGTVFLGDGSLAAAPPKLQRGGIRPVIKVVDDRCLVFDPPEDNPVHRFGRSVVPSGKKVKDQTFMFDRIFDENATQNDVYEGTTKQLLDSVLDGYNATVFAYGATGCGKTHTITGTSQHPGIIFMTMQELFEKINERSQDKTTEITLSYLEIYNETIRDLLIPGGSKQGLMLREDSNQAVSVAGLTSHHPKNVQEVMDMIVQGNEWRTVSPTEANATSSRSHAVLQINVSQKDRNADVNEPHTMATLSIIDLAGSERASATKNRGERLLEGANINKSLLALGSCINALCDPRKRNHVPYRNSKLTRLLKFSLGGNCKTVMIVCVSPSSVHFDETQNTLRYANRAKNIQTKVTRNVFNVNRHVKDFLVKIDEQIALINELKAQQKDAEKIFYAKFRKQLEKRDSVAREGIQRIRVAYDNSANDRREKINNMKKLRAFERRIGLLSAWIASFDTVCDQRGDEDAMPSPLLAIRKTAQGIMVELEHSRHHIHQKLENTNWERAVDTALHHSIKQLPGGDADAAEIDTLTREAELLKANFGRDANREVLDMDKVGDAAMVQVLLTAQFDILASLEDTLEMNEEDAVAHAKQIINRLLEAGFSAASHVVKPDGAKIPVEKFSPSKRGTPKRKKAAINNINNTSPVRQPAFVPPAEPASQPFASPMKLSPRRRKAGGPRSPRKGVSFTPVKKKAEAKRAVRWRDDEDEQGTLADFEKTPKKFDSTPEYNSPDKSTLRMPALPSYLQTESPNSDTSTSLELPESASIPAAKPNRFQAGFLSKGRVSSIGSGSPTVPVPIMSLPLGSSPSSDNGDRVAPLRALDVHRSSNLSPPAFRSRIARASPPPKTTLSGNVSADENNPPSSHNASGSESESPGFDARKIRSALHSMKKVRGEHRRVSSIGGPSANNARRVSSVSSLGSNHRASASFSGPLASSSNGISRQRRASAERRLSPPISCSPTDLRSDRAFTAGQARRMHLGGSLRGEGGSPQAPQHRMASADFKNRRITIGSLAATGKIEKTHASRPSVAGWR, from the exons ATGGTCGCCGACCCCAATGCTGCCTCCATCACGGTCTCAG TCCGAGTGCGACCGTTCACGATCCGAGAAGCCGCCCAACT AACCCGCAACGATGAGGGAACCGTCTTTCTGGGCGATGGctctctcgccgccgcaccACCGAAGCTCCAGAGGGGTGGTATTAGACCTGTcatcaaggtcgtcgacgacagaTGTCT AGTCTTCGACCCACCCGAGGACAACCCAGTCCACAGATTCGGCCGATCTGTCGTGCCCAGCGGCAAGAAGGTCAAGGATCAGACCTTCATGTTCGACAGAATCTTTGACGAAAATGCCACACAAAACGACGTCTACGAAGGCACCACCAAACAGCTCCTCGAcagcgtcctcgacggctACAATGCCACCGTCTTTGCCTACGGTGCTACCGGTTGCGGCAAGACGCACACCATTACCGGCACATCCCAACACCCCGGAATCATCTTCATGACCATGCAGGAGCTGTTCGAAAAAATCAACGAGCGCAGCCAGGACAAGACCACGGAGATCACCCTCTCCTACCTCGAGATTTACAATGAGACCATCCGCGACCTGTTGATCCCCGGAGGCAGCAAGCAGGGATTGATGCTCCGTGAGGATTCGAACCAGGCCGTGTCTGTCGCAGGCTTGACGAGCCACCACCCCAAGAACGTGCAAGAGGTCATGGACATGATCGTCCAGGGTAACGAATGGCGTACTGTCTCACCGACCGAGGCCAACGCGACCTCCTCTCGTTCCCACGCCGTTCTCCAGATCAACGTCTCGCAAAAGGACCGCAACGCCGACGTCAACGAGCCGCACACCATGGCAACTCTCAGCATCATCGACCTTGCCGGTAGCGAGCGCGCCAGCGCCACCAAGAATCGCGGCGAGCGTCTGCTCGAAGGCGCAAACATCAACAAGTCCCTCTTAGCCCTGGGAAGCTGCATCAATGCCTTGTGCGACCCGCGCAAGCGCAACCACGTACCATATCGCAACAGCAAGCTCACTCGACTCCTCAAGTTCTCCCTTGGCGGCAACTGCAAGACGGTCATGATTGTATGTGTCAGCCCTTCGAGCGTCCACTTCGACGAGACCCAAAACACCCTCCGATACGCGAACCGAGCCAAGAACATCCAGACCAAGGTCACCCGTAACGTCTTCAACGTCAACAGACACGTCAAGGACTTCCTTGTCAAGATTGACGAGCAGATTGCGCTCATCAACGAGCTCAAGGCGCAGCAGAAGGATGCCGAGAAGATCTTCTACGCCAAGTTCCGCAAGCAACTGGAGAAGCGCGACTCGGTCGCCCGCGAAGGCATCCAGCGTATCCGCGTGGCCTACGACAACTCTGCCAACGACAGGCGGGAGAAGATCAACAACATGAAGAAGCTGCGCGCTTTCGAAAGGCGCATTGGCCTGCTCTCGGCTTGGATTGCCTCGTTCGATACGGTCTGCGACCAGAGAGGAGACGAAGATGCGATGCCCTCGCCCCTCCTCGCCATTCGCAAGACTGCTCAGGGTATCATGGTCGAGTTGGAGCACAGCCGCCACCACATCCACCAGAAGCTCGAGAACACCAATTGGGAACGGGCCGTCGATACCGCCCTCCATCACAGCATTAAACAGCTGCCCggaggcgacgccgacgccgccgagatcgatACCTTGACTCGCGAGGCGGAGCTTCTCAAGGCCAACTTTGGCAGAGACGCTAACCGTGAAGTTTTAGATATGGACAAGGTCGGCGACGCGGCCATGGTACAGGTTCTCCTGACCGCGCAGTTCGACATCCTGGCTTCCCTTGAGGACACATTGGAGATGaacgaggaagatgccgtTGCACACGCAAAGCAGATTATCAACCGTTTGCTTGAAGCCGGCTTCTCGGCTGCTTCCCACGTCGTCAAGCCCGACGGTGCCAAGATTCCCGTCGAGAAATTTTCCCCCAGCAAACGAGGCACCCCGAAGCGCAAGAAGGCGGCTATCAACAACATTAATAATACTTCTCCTGTCCGTCAGCCTGCCTTTGTCCCGCCTGCCGAGCCTGCGTCTCAACCCTTTGCGTCTCCGATGAAGTTGTCGCCTCGTCGTAGGAAGGCAGGAGGGCCGCGGAGTCCTCGTAAGGGAGTCTCGTTTACGccggtgaagaagaaggcggaaGCGAAACGGGCTGTTCGCTGGagggatgacgaggacgagcaaGGAACACTGGCGGATTTCGAAAAGACACCCAAGAAGTTCGACTCGACGCCAGAGTACAACTCACCCGACAAGTCGACTCTGAGAATGCCCGCCCTGCCTTCCTATCTGCAGACAGAGTCGCCCAACTCGGACACGAGCACGAGCCTGGAACTCCCCGAATCGGCGTCGATTCCGGCAGCCAAGCCTAACAGGTTTCAGGCTGGGTTCCTGTCCAAGGGCCGCGTCTCGTCTATTGGCTCTGGGTCTCCGACGGTGCCGGTCCCGATAATGTCGTTGCCCCTGGGctcgtccccgtcgtcggACAACGGAGACCGTGTGGCTCCGTTGCGCGCTCTCGACGTGCACCGTTCATCCAACCTGTCTCCGCCGGCCTTTCGCTCTAGAATTGCGAGGGCCAGCCCGCCTCCGAAGACGACCCTCTCGGGAAACGTCTCGGCCGATGAGAACAACCCGCCATCGTCGCACAATGCATCCGGCTCCGAGTCGGAGTCGCCCGGGTTCGATGCCCGGAAGATCCGATCTGCCCTGCACTCGATGAAGAAAGTCCGAGGCGAGCATCGTCGCGTGTCGTCCATAGGAGGACCATCGGCCAACAACGCCAGGCGGGTTTCTTCCGTCAGCTCGCTTGGGTCAAACCATCGAGCAtcggcgagcttctcgggACCGTTGGCTAGCAGCTCCAACGGCATTTCCCGTCAGCGACGTGCCAGTGCGGAGCGAAGACTTTCGCCACCCATCAGCTGCTCGCCGACCGACCTCAGGAGCGACCGGGCGTTCACGGCAGGACAAGCGAGACGGATGCACCTTggaggcagtctgagggGCGAGGGAGGAAGCCCGCAGGCGCCTCAGCACAGAATGGCCAGTGCCGACTTCAAGAACCGGCGCATCACGATCGGCAGCCTGGCGGCTACTGGGAAGATCGAGAAGACTCACGCGTCCAGACCCAGCGTGGCGGGGTGGCGTTAA
- a CDS encoding Immunoglobulin I-set domain-containing protein, producing the protein MAFVNLKSISLVAISSLAPLISALGQKQVISFESAQDSFQLAGGDVGTGQILVSSDDYWGVIRAAGDLALDFGRVTGTTYTLSNGVNGSEPASYTFSPVDVSNNTIYRVQDEQSFRGPNYTDPVPGSTVIIAGTIGHSKFIDDLIAAQKLNTSEVEGQWESFVSQLVEEPVPGCSRALVIAGSDPRGTIYGIYDISEQIGVSPWYFWADVPPKKATDIYVLPEGKVQGSPSVKYRGFFLNDEQPGLSSWVSTQWNDTWNDSAGYNYHFYSLVGELLLRLRANYLWPTLWGSIFYVDDPLNQPLLDAYEVVLGGSHTEPLMRAQNEFRTYYQGQWAYNLNNETIDDYFRYGVQRAKPYARNSLWTMAMRGTGDTAIEGNLGVEAIVEMLEELVENQRRIIAEGLEIESASEVPSLWCLYKEVQSYQEKGLHVPEDITLLWADDNWGNVRRLPLVNETDRSGGAGVYYHFDYVGDPRDYKWINTIQLEKTAEQMYLAYARNARRIWIVNVGDLKPLEIPISHFFDLAYDTEKWGVDGTGEWLGSWATREFGDEHASNISEILTKYGMYAARRKYELVEPHTYSVINYNEADAVLEQWAALHKQAQAVYDALDEEYRAAFFEMILHPITAGEILHKIQINGAKNQLYAGQKRNLANDVIDESRALLDADAELTVRWNELLDGKWLHMLDQTHLGYDGYWQQPMRNTLPDMRYVQTQFPSLGGQIGVGVEGSNASVQGDDKWHTNSANDLAVPPLDPYGALTRYFEVFTRGNKACPWEASPWQPWVKLSQYNGTVGGDNGTDSRVWITVDWENAPAAPNATQVYINVTTPCRDKEKYAGQGQRVIVPVVNREVPSNFTEGFVESDGHVSIEGPHYQKIVEPSSSSNSSSSSSSNSKKLEYHVLENYGRTLGGVGLYPAESEKVKLGEGPALEYSLYLFTNTSKANVTLYISPSANYLGDGNPLEYGISLYPTGDDEPQPKTVQPVGRTQGQNMPEGWGYAVGDAVWGLNGNYTTTTFNVTQEGAYTLRVWALLPNIIVQKIVVNLGGVRKSYLGPPESFLLGRDDKGVANRTAFTDTPGVLGGRTE; encoded by the exons ATGGCGTTTGTCAACCTAAAGTCCATCTCTCTGGTGGCAATCTCGAGTTTGGCGCCTCTCATTTCAGCCCTTGGACAAAAACAAGTGATCTCGTTTGAAAGCGCCCAAGACAGCTtccagctcgccggcggcgacgtcgggaCTGGTCAGATCCTTGTGTCTAGCGATGACTACTGGGGCGTTATCCGGGCTGCCGGTGACTTAGCTCTTGACTTTGGTCGCGTCACGGGCACCACCTACACTCTCAGCAATGGTGTAAACGGCTCCGAGCCGGCTTCTTACACTTTTTCCCCGGTAGACGTCAGCAACAATACCATA TACCGCGTCCAAGACGAGCAATCCTTCAGGGGCCCTAACTACACCGACCCTGTACCTGGCAGCACAGTTATCATCGCCGGCACTATCGGACATTCAAAGTTCATCGACGACCTCATTGCAGCCCAGAAACTGAACACCAGTGAAGTCGAGGGGCAATGGGAGTCTTTCGTCAGCCAATTGGTTGAAGAACCTGTCCCGGGATGCTCCCGCGCACTCGTCATCGCTGGCAGCGATCCACGAGGCACCATCTACGGCATCTACGACATCAGTGAACAAATTGGCGTCAGCCCGTGGTACTTCTGGGCCGATGTGCCTCCCAAGAAGGCGACTGATATCTATGTCTTGCCGGAAGGCAAAGTCCAGGGGTCCCCTTCCGTGAAGTACCGTGGCTTCTTTCTTAACGACGAGCAGCCAGGATTGTCCAGTTGGGTCTC AACCCAATGGAACGACACGTGGAACGACTCCGCAGGATACAACTACCACTTCTACAGCTTggtcggcgagcttctgCTCCGTCTTCGCGCCAACTACCTCTGGCCGACGCTCTGGGGCAGCATATTCTACGTCGACGACCCGCTTAACCAGCCTCTGCTCGATGCATACGAGGTTGTTCTGGGCGGCTCCCACACGGAGCCTCTGATGCGTGCTCAAAACGAATTTCGAACGTACTATCAGGGCCAGTGGGCGTACAACCTCAACAACGAGACGATTGACGACTACTTCCGGTATGGTGTGCAGCGTGCGAAGCCATACGCCCGCAACAGCCTGTGGACCATGGCCATGCGCGGTACCGGCGATACGGCCATCGAGGGCAACTTGGGAGTCGAAGCCATTGTCGAAATGCTGGAGGAGCTCGTGGAGAACCAAAGGAGAATCATTGCTGAAGGGCTCGAGATCGAGTCTGCCTCCGAAGTCCCGTCGTTGTGGTGTCTCTATAAGGAAGTCCAGTCTTACCAGGAGAAGGGTCTCCACGTTCCCGAAGACATCACCCTCCTATGGGCCGACGACAACTGGGGTAACGTCCGAAGGCTGCCGCTGGTCAACGAGACGGACCGGAGCGGTGGTGCTGGCGTGTACTACCATTTCGACTACGTCGGCGACCCGCGCGACTACAAATGGATCAACACGATCCAGCTGGAgaagacggcagagcagATGTACCTTGCGTATGCGCGGAATGCACGCAGGATCTGGATCGTCAACGTTGGTGACCTCAAGCCTCTCGAGATCCCCATCAGCCacttcttcgacctcgcGTACGACACGGAGAAATggggcgtcgacggcactGGGGAGTGGCTCGGCTCCTGGGCGACTAGAGAGTTCGGGGACGAACATGCATCCAACATCTCGGAGATCTTGACCAAGTACGGCATGTATGCGGCCCGCAGAAAGTATGAGCTGGTCGAGCCGCATACCTACTCCGTCATCAACTATAACGAGGCAGACGCAGTCCTGGAGCAGTGGGCCGCCCTGCACAAGCAAGCGCAGGCTGTGTACGATGCTCTGGACGAGGAATACCGGGCGGCCTTTTTCGAGATGATCCTGCACCCCATCACCGCGGGGGAGATTCTGCACAAGATTCAGATCAACGGGGCGAAGAACCAGTTGTATGCCGGGCAGAAGCGCAACTTAGCCAACGATGTCATCGACGAGTCCCGGGCGCTGCTCGACGCAGATGCCGAGCTGACCGTTAGATGGAATGAGCTACTCGACGGGAAATGGCTGCACATGCTGGACC AAACCCATCTTGGATACGATGGCTATTGGCAACAGCCCATGCGCAACACGCTTCCCGACATGCGTTACGTCCAGACGCAGTTCCCCTCGCTGGGAGGCCAgatcggcgtcggcgtcgagggctCCAACGCCAGCGTGCAGGGAGACGACAAGTGGCACACCAACTCGGCCAACGACCTCGCGGTGCCGCCTCTGGACCCTTACGGCGCCCTCACGCGCTACTTTGAGGTCTTCACTCGCGGCAACAAGGCGTGCCCCTGGGAGGCCAGCCCGTGGCAGCCGTGGGTCAAGCTGTCGCAGTACAACGGGACCGTCGGCGGTGACAACGGCACCGACAGTCGCGTCTGGATCACAGTCGATTGGGAGAatgcgccggcggcgccgaatGCGACGCAGGTGTACATCAACGTCACAACGCCGTGCCGCGATAAGGAAAAGTACGCAGGCCAGGGGCAGAGGGTCATTGTGCCGGTCGTCAACCGCGAGGTTCCTTCCAACTTCAccgagggcttcgtcgagtCGGACGGGCATGTATCAATCGAAGGGCCGCACTACCAGAAGATTGTCGAGccaagcagcagctcgaacagcagcagcagcagcagcagcaacagcaaaaAGCTCGAATACCACGTGCTCGAGAATTATGGCCGAACATTAGGCGGCGTCGGGCTGTACCCGGCCGAGTCGGAGAAGGTCAAGCTCGGCGAGGGTCCGGCGCTGGAGTACAGCTTGTACCTCTTCACTAACACCAGCAAGGCCAACGTCACGCTGTATATCTCACCGTCGGCTAACtatctcggcgacggcaaccCGCTCGAGTACGGCATCTCGCTGTACCcgacgggcgacgacgagccgcAGCCCAAGACGGTGCAGCCGGTGGGCAGGACGCAGGGCCAGAACATGCCCGAGGGATGGGGGTACGCTGTGGGCGACGCCGTCTGGGGGCTCAACGGCAACTACACGACGACAACTTTCAACGTCACGCAGGAGGGCGCGTACACGCTGCGTGTTTGGGCGCTTCTGCCGAACATCATCGTGCAGAAGATCGTGGTCAATCTCGGCGGCGTTAGGAAGTCGTACCTCGGACCGCCCGAGAGCTTCTTGCTGGGGCGGGATGACAAGGGTGTTGCTAACCGGACGGCGTTTACGGACACGCCTGGTGTTCTGGGAGGGAGAACAGAGTAG